A part of Vigna radiata var. radiata cultivar VC1973A chromosome 11, Vradiata_ver6, whole genome shotgun sequence genomic DNA contains:
- the LOC106777179 gene encoding zinc-finger homeodomain protein 2 has protein sequence MDLTNNANDTDSQTQTPQHPTTTTNGSLKRHRPTTVPPPSQPPPAVVSYKECLKNHAASIGGHALDGCGEFMPSSSSNPTEPRSLTCAACGCHRNFHRRDTQQYQNNHSNPRPNFISFYHSPPPPHHGPGLCTSSSPGPSPSPSPLSSPSPPPLSHRFPGPRPVRGLFGQGNEHHLTSFNISESRSGKKRFRTKFSQEQKEKMQNFSENLGWRMQKGDEGLVQDFCNEIGVSRGVFKVWMHNNKNSSRKRSLEPDEKINVNASDTLNNNPYSTTDDTH, from the coding sequence ATGGACCTCACCAACAACGCCAACGACACAGATTCTCAAACTCAAACCCCCCAACaccccaccaccaccaccaacggCTCCCTCAAGCGCCACCGCCCCACCACCGTTCCTCCTCCCTCACAACCACCGCCCGCGGTGGTTTCCTACAAGGAGTGCCTCAAAAACCACGCTGCCAGTATAGGTGGCCACGCGCTTGATGGATGCGGTGAGTTCATGCCCTCCTCTTCCTCCAATCCCACAGAACCGCGCTCGCTAACGTGCGCCGCCTGTGGATGCCACCGTAACTTCCACCGCCGTGACACACAACAGTATCAAAATAATCACTCCAACCCCAGGCCCAATTTCATAAGCTTCTACCACTCACCGCCGCCACCCCATCATGGCCCCGGCCTGTGTACCAGCTCAAGCCCAGGCCCGAGTCCAAGCCCAAGTCCGTTGTCAAGCCCAAGCCCGCCGCCTCTCTCCCACCGTTTCCCAGGTCCGAGACCGGTCCGGGGGCTCTTCGGCCAGGGAAACGAGCATCACCTTACGAGTTTCAATATTTCCGAGAGCCGGAGTGGAAAGAAGAGGTTCAGGACCAAGTTCAGCCAAGAGCAGAAGGAGAAGATGCAGAATTTCTCTGAGAATTTAGGGTGGAGAATGCAGAAAGGGGATGAAGGGTTGGTGCAAGATTTCTGCAATGAGATTGGCGTTTCAAGAGGGGTCTTCAAGGTGTGGATGCACAACAATAAGAACAGTAGCAGGAAGAGATCGTTGGAGCCTGATGAAAAGATCAATGTCAACGCTTCTGATACTCTTAATAACAATCCATACAGCACCACCGATGACACTCACTGA